Proteins encoded together in one Impatiens glandulifera chromosome 1, dImpGla2.1, whole genome shotgun sequence window:
- the LOC124938296 gene encoding epoxide hydrolase A-like: protein MEEIEHRNLKINGINMHIAEKGKGPTILFLHGFPDLWYSWRHQILYFADNGYRAVAPDLRGFGQTTGAPTQDPSQFSVMHLVGDIVSLLDAIAPDEEKVFVVGHDWGASIGWYLCLFRPDRVKAFVSLSVHYLKRNPDPAMNFTDLFRAIYGDHHYIWRFQEPGDIEAEFAKVGFKQVLKKFLTFRDPAPFFFPKTTDNFIDSYHTPIALPHWLSEEDLDYYVSNYEKTGFTGGINYYRAFKLDWELLAPWEGAKVNVPVKFVVGDLDLIYHIPLVKEYVHGGGFKKDVPLLDDEIVVMEDVAHFINQEKPQDVNYHIHNFIKSYN from the exons atggagGAGATTGAACACAGAAACTTGAAGATAAATGGAATAAACATGCACATAGCAGAAAAGGGAAAAGGTCCGACGATCCTATTCCTCCACGGCTTCCCTGATCTATGGTACTCATGGCGCCATCAGATCCTCTACTTCGCCGACAATGGTTACCGCGCCGTCGCCCCAGACCTACGCGGCTTTGGTCAAACAACCGGAGCCCCAACTCAGGACCCATCCCAATTCAGCGTCATGCATCTGGTCGGCGACATCGTTTCGCTCCTCGACGCCATCGCGCCGGACGAGGAAAAGGTGTTCGTCGTGGGCCATGACTGGGGAGCATCCATCGGGTGGTACTTGTGTCTGTTCAGACCCGATAGAGTCAAGGCCTTCGTATCCCTCAGTGTCCATTATCTCAAACGGAACCCGGATCCTGCTATGAACTTCACGGATCTTTTCCGGGCCATCTACGGCGATCACCACTACATTTGGAGATTTCAG GAACCTGGTGACATTGAAGCTGAGTTTGCAAAGGTTGGTTTTAAACAAGTGCTGAAGAAGTTCCTAACATTTCGCGATCCAGCCCCCTTTTTCTTCCCTAAAACCACCGATAATTTCATTGACTCGTACCACACCCCGATTGCCTTACCCCACTGGTTGTCCGAGGAAGATCTCGACTATTATGTTTCCAATTACGAGAAAACCGGATTCACTGGAGGCATAAACTACTATCGTGCTTTCAAGTT AGATTGGGAACTGTTGGCGCCATGGGAAGGTGCTAAAGTGAATGTGCCGGTGAAATTTGTGGTTGGGGACCTTGATCTGATCTATCACATACCACTAGTGAAGGAGTATGTACACGGTGGTGGGTTCAAGAAAGACGTGCCATTGTTGGACGATGAGATTGTGGTGATGGAGGATGTTGCCCATTTTATAAACCAAGAGAAACCTCAAGATGTCAATTACCACATCCACAACTTCATTAAAAGCTATAATTGA